A single genomic interval of Celeribacter indicus harbors:
- a CDS encoding DUF2285 domain-containing protein, translating to MLVAAPEALAEEADARGSEIVAPTGRASPIGKHLRHRLPDGTYLHLVAPLKDRGRLVATVPLGLEGLDRIEAIQRLLADQHRRRSIPRDTRLTAQQKARLRRVLQASDAAFHGATQKQIAEVLFRTGRLDRDEWQVSSARFAVSSLLREGRDLIAGGYRKLLRHQRRL from the coding sequence GTGCTCGTTGCCGCCCCCGAGGCACTGGCCGAAGAGGCAGACGCCCGCGGTAGTGAAATAGTCGCCCCGACGGGCAGGGCGTCCCCCATTGGCAAGCACCTGCGCCACAGGCTGCCGGACGGGACATACCTGCATCTCGTCGCTCCCCTGAAAGACCGTGGTCGGCTTGTGGCCACCGTTCCTCTCGGCCTCGAGGGGCTCGACCGCATCGAAGCAATCCAGCGGCTCCTGGCGGATCAGCATCGACGTCGATCCATCCCCCGCGACACCCGTCTGACCGCGCAGCAGAAAGCGCGCCTGCGGCGTGTCCTTCAAGCCTCCGACGCTGCCTTTCATGGCGCGACCCAAAAGCAGATCGCCGAGGTCCTCTTCCGGACCGGTCGCCTGGACCGCGATGAATGGCAGGTCTCCTCGGCCCGCTTTGCCGTCTCCAGCCTCCTTCGCGAGGGGCGTGACCTGATCGCTGGCG